Proteins encoded within one genomic window of Companilactobacillus zhachilii:
- a CDS encoding DoxX family protein, which translates to MVHFLRNNKIASIILAIIRIYLGVEWTLAGWEKVSGGAAGAVKGLVANAIKNPVKGPTGDVVYPWFNSLLSGILPHYRGMSFLVSWGELLVGLGLIFGCLTTAAVFFGLMMNFSYLLAGAISVNPLYIFLEYFIIIAGFNAGKIGLDYWVIPWIRKNIFKSKTTI; encoded by the coding sequence ATGGTACATTTTTTGCGTAACAATAAAATTGCTTCAATAATTTTAGCAATTATCAGAATCTATTTAGGTGTCGAGTGGACCTTGGCCGGATGGGAGAAGGTATCTGGTGGTGCTGCTGGTGCCGTTAAGGGACTAGTTGCTAATGCTATCAAGAATCCCGTTAAGGGACCTACTGGCGATGTCGTATATCCATGGTTTAACAGCCTACTTAGTGGTATTTTGCCACACTACCGTGGAATGAGCTTTTTAGTTTCATGGGGAGAGTTGTTAGTCGGATTAGGATTGATCTTTGGTTGTTTGACAACAGCTGCTGTCTTCTTTGGATTGATGATGAATTTTTCATATTTATTAGCCGGTGCTATTTCTGTAAATCCATTGTATATTTTTCTGGAATATTTCATTATTATTGCTGGTTTTAATGCTGGTAAAATTGGTTTGGATTATTGGGTTATTCCTTGGATCAGAAAAAACATTTTCAAATCGAAAACTACAATATGA
- the nrdF gene encoding class 1b ribonucleoside-diphosphate reductase subunit beta, protein MVDTYYKSMNWNKLEDQIDKETWEKLTSQFWLDTRIPLSNDLDDWRTLSPAEQTVVGHVFGGLTLLDTLQSQDGIQAMLKDTRTQAETAVFNNIEFMESVHAKSYSSIFSTLNTAEEIEEIFDWTDHNEYLQKKAKFINDIYQNGEPLQKKVASVFLESFLFYSGFYTPLYYLGNNKLANVAEIIKLIIRDESVHGTYIGYKFQLGFNELPDDKKAELKDWMYDLLYTLYDNEEKYTRELYKEVGWVDEVLVFLRYNANKALMNLGQEPLFPDGNAEDVNPIVMNGISTGTSNHDFFSQVGNGYLMGKVEAMKDSDYDIGRTGDNKTSDDNSLFSKVKKLK, encoded by the coding sequence ATGGTTGATACATATTACAAATCAATGAATTGGAATAAATTGGAAGACCAAATTGACAAAGAAACTTGGGAAAAACTAACTTCACAATTTTGGTTGGATACAAGAATTCCTCTTTCAAATGATTTAGACGACTGGAGAACTCTTAGTCCTGCTGAACAAACAGTCGTTGGTCACGTCTTTGGTGGATTGACACTACTTGATACTTTGCAATCTCAAGATGGTATTCAAGCAATGTTGAAAGATACTAGAACTCAAGCTGAAACAGCCGTTTTTAACAATATTGAATTCATGGAATCCGTCCATGCCAAGAGTTACTCCTCAATTTTCAGTACCCTTAATACCGCTGAAGAAATTGAAGAAATCTTTGATTGGACAGACCACAACGAGTATCTTCAAAAGAAAGCCAAGTTTATCAATGATATTTATCAAAATGGTGAACCTCTACAAAAGAAAGTGGCTAGTGTCTTCCTAGAAAGTTTTCTATTTTATTCAGGTTTCTATACTCCGCTTTACTATCTTGGTAACAACAAGCTAGCCAACGTTGCGGAAATCATTAAATTGATCATTCGTGATGAATCAGTTCACGGAACTTACATTGGTTATAAATTCCAATTAGGTTTTAATGAACTCCCTGATGATAAGAAAGCCGAATTAAAAGACTGGATGTACGATTTGCTTTATACTCTTTACGATAATGAAGAAAAATACACGCGTGAATTGTATAAAGAAGTTGGTTGGGTCGATGAAGTTCTCGTCTTCCTCCGTTATAACGCTAACAAAGCTCTAATGAACCTTGGTCAAGAACCTCTATTCCCTGATGGTAACGCAGAAGATGTTAATCCTATCGTTATGAACGGTATTTCAACCGGAACAAGTAATCATGATTTCTTCTCCCAAGTTGGTAACGGTTATTTGATGGGAAAGGTTGAAGCTATGAAGGATTCCGATTATGATATCGGCCGGACTGGTGATAATAAGACATCTGATGATAATTCACTATTCAGTAAAGTTAAAAAACTTAAATAA
- a CDS encoding helix-turn-helix domain-containing protein, giving the protein MEFLDSFTDLFLSKSEIEKIQLFNKIKLIRTNQLASADLIGTYRNRDIQVKDINLRKAAYQMNKSYGSVYNTFLGIQDDFKRILNKEEYSTEEMFSVTRDAYHAFLTTNSDGYLFLDAIVKDKESSFKHFYETLESSKATVLRHLKPMRGYLKRFGVRIAYEPMRFVGDEESIRLAIAALYWNATRGYVWPFEDFTQKVAFKVVDIALDKYRLKPTNHITKMFYAYVVMAHLYRIIDGNHVQNMDALNVINYPFPNIFESAGSMLEGDTGSKKVRELKRAIKEDVSYEEQMFQSADFYILLMCVPATFEVSADYLQSVSKQLVRYNPLFANFIDDFLELIPIDVEQTISDMALSHSEFLRYKYNLTTCIIGVLALDHNYIEILNLYSGFGDAISKLNDEGLESKIYSTVQHLMLRDKYQSLTGKSKQISEAIYAIAYRFFSLYNKNIQVKVYLELESFFLVYSDLAVTLQSLPYAKIVSDPKEADIVVTANSANPPEENMKDDVCIYRWMYNGVDGQMGGLLNLIYKIWTEEKVSENPNL; this is encoded by the coding sequence GTGGAGTTCTTGGATAGCTTTACTGACTTATTTTTATCAAAATCAGAAATTGAAAAAATTCAACTATTTAACAAGATTAAATTAATCAGAACAAATCAATTGGCTAGTGCCGACTTGATCGGAACTTATCGTAATCGGGATATTCAAGTTAAGGATATTAATCTACGCAAGGCTGCTTATCAAATGAATAAGAGCTACGGTAGTGTTTACAATACATTCTTAGGAATCCAAGATGATTTCAAGAGAATTTTAAATAAGGAAGAATATAGTACAGAAGAGATGTTCAGCGTAACACGTGATGCTTATCATGCTTTTTTGACGACCAATTCTGATGGCTACTTATTCTTGGACGCCATAGTTAAGGATAAAGAGAGCTCATTTAAGCATTTCTACGAAACGTTGGAAAGTAGTAAGGCAACAGTTTTACGTCACTTAAAGCCAATGAGGGGCTATTTAAAACGTTTTGGTGTAAGGATTGCATATGAACCAATGCGTTTTGTTGGTGATGAGGAATCAATTCGTTTGGCTATCGCAGCATTATATTGGAATGCTACTAGGGGATACGTATGGCCATTTGAAGATTTCACGCAAAAGGTAGCTTTCAAAGTTGTAGATATTGCTTTGGATAAATATCGTTTGAAGCCAACTAATCACATTACTAAGATGTTTTACGCCTATGTGGTTATGGCTCACTTGTACCGAATTATTGATGGCAACCACGTTCAAAATATGGATGCTTTGAATGTTATCAATTATCCATTCCCTAACATTTTTGAAAGTGCCGGCTCAATGCTTGAAGGGGACACTGGTAGTAAGAAAGTACGTGAATTGAAGCGTGCTATTAAAGAAGATGTTAGCTATGAGGAGCAAATGTTCCAATCAGCTGATTTCTATATCCTATTGATGTGTGTTCCTGCAACGTTTGAAGTTTCAGCTGATTACTTACAATCTGTTTCAAAGCAATTGGTTAGATACAATCCACTATTTGCTAACTTCATTGATGACTTTTTGGAACTTATTCCAATTGATGTCGAGCAAACAATTTCTGATATGGCTTTGTCACATTCAGAGTTCTTAAGATATAAATATAATTTGACGACATGTATTATCGGTGTACTTGCACTTGATCACAATTATATCGAAATTTTGAATTTATATTCAGGTTTCGGTGACGCTATCAGCAAGTTGAATGATGAAGGTTTGGAAAGCAAGATTTATTCAACTGTTCAACATTTGATGTTGCGTGACAAGTATCAATCACTTACAGGAAAATCAAAACAAATTTCAGAAGCTATTTATGCGATTGCTTATCGTTTCTTCTCACTTTATAACAAGAATATCCAAGTTAAAGTTTACTTAGAGCTTGAATCATTCTTCTTAGTTTATTCAGATTTAGCAGTGACATTACAATCACTACCATATGCTAAGATCGTCAGTGATCCTAAAGAGGCTGATATTGTTGTAACTGCCAATAGTGCTAACCCTCCAGAGGAAAATATGAAAGACGATGTCTGCATTTATCGTTGGATGTATAACGGGGTCGATGGCCAAATGGGTGGCTTATTGAACTTGATTTACAAAATTTGGACAGAAGAAAAAGTTAGTGAAAATCCAAATCTTTAA
- a CDS encoding MarR family winged helix-turn-helix transcriptional regulator, whose product MDIDTSQPLPLDDHLCFSLYATSRAIQKLYYDGLSANGITYPQYLVLVSLYQYKQLSVKKLGELLSLDSGTLTPLLKRMEHENLVIRKRSKDDERVVNIYLTETGVQKREAVKDLPRTLVGKSGFTKEEWDSLENLSKKLFNNITKD is encoded by the coding sequence ATGGATATAGATACTAGTCAACCGCTTCCTTTGGATGATCACTTATGTTTTTCGCTTTATGCAACATCACGTGCGATTCAAAAGTTATATTACGATGGTTTGAGTGCGAATGGGATTACCTATCCACAATACTTAGTTCTTGTTTCGCTGTACCAATATAAGCAACTATCTGTTAAAAAATTAGGTGAATTATTGTCTCTAGATTCAGGAACCTTGACACCACTATTGAAGCGAATGGAACATGAAAATCTCGTGATTCGTAAACGTAGTAAAGATGACGAACGAGTTGTTAATATTTATTTGACTGAAACGGGTGTTCAAAAGCGTGAGGCAGTTAAAGATTTACCTAGAACTTTGGTTGGTAAAAGTGGTTTCACTAAAGAAGAGTGGGACAGTTTAGAGAACCTTTCGAAAAAATTATTCAATAATATAACTAAAGATTAG
- a CDS encoding DUF1634 domain-containing protein has protein sequence MQSHEETRKVELIIGQILRIGVITSAIVILIGMGLYFMNGAGYPTVVRNGHTIVDFPQRFSTIFAGVFAGKSYAVIMLGVFLLILTPVLRVVVSIYAFYKEHDTLYVVITSIVLVILMFAMYMGYRS, from the coding sequence ATGCAATCACATGAAGAGACACGAAAAGTTGAATTAATTATCGGTCAGATTTTACGTATCGGCGTTATAACGTCGGCTATTGTGATTTTGATTGGTATGGGCTTGTACTTCATGAATGGAGCAGGCTATCCTACCGTTGTGAGAAATGGTCATACAATTGTTGATTTCCCACAAAGATTCTCAACCATTTTTGCAGGTGTTTTTGCAGGTAAGTCATATGCCGTTATAATGTTAGGCGTTTTCTTACTTATTTTGACACCGGTATTGCGAGTTGTTGTTTCAATTTATGCTTTTTATAAAGAACACGATACTTTGTATGTTGTTATTACATCGATTGTTTTAGTTATTTTGATGTTCGCGATGTATATGGGTTATCGTAGTTAA
- a CDS encoding lectin-like domain-containing protein, which translates to MFKLNAFKKITLTCFGIFLLIINYPTTIINAADANTDFQNALSTTPKGLAWRDDDFTVADFAKAYQNRVANGTNLGNNSNSTVIQNASRINNAKITQSTNPDSPNTSVIQMTNATWQTGAVWGNMANDNYFDTTHEQTASMWIYFGRISGVTPADGMAFVLHNDPNGGDSIALSADGIPVNGQSLGVWGADWQTKNDKPEQLSRTAIQKSWALEFDTFTNFETSNITGEGNSFDSNIDPNLQRSDQHIAANYPANSTIYKNGTGNYGRQYFTMNHLQPNIFSTYNSPPTNLVDSKWHHITINWTPIDDFNGTLSYAYNDKNPTTGAPLTPQAKASYPIDLTQLGITSTNKKLYWGFTGSTGKNYQNNLVVFESIPSFVDAEAKSAVYDDSQGGTQITNSNTLVDPNADIRYTYSLNYKGWTRTWDGINALMKVPDNVTFTSGTITYPDSPNDKNPRPIPAEVFENVKDNQLEYLLPEGLDSDSRNAQIELKGHTIAKAPTQLTVPSVHSSFEGDNLITGADTQAFKIRARKLSLESSSPNPITLKPHESTTVPGKVTYVGSGTTPSYTTMNVYQTLNGSTTNLGKIVDSSGNFNLNFNADQLNKVNTLSFYVTDSYGNTSNTISRNINVGGLLTFGYIQDKVAFKSTNGSFGNQIIPRLGDWQVDVIDSREKGSNWTVQAKASDLILTEDLQTPLKGNLIYRDVQGKDHNILNNATSVATHTKDIEEPQTKNITDSWTSNSGILLSMENGNVEGNYQGKIQWILLDTLPNI; encoded by the coding sequence ATGTTTAAATTAAACGCTTTCAAAAAAATAACACTTACTTGTTTCGGGATATTTTTACTAATTATTAATTATCCCACTACAATCATCAATGCTGCTGATGCTAATACTGATTTTCAGAATGCTTTGTCAACTACTCCCAAGGGACTAGCCTGGCGAGATGACGATTTTACTGTGGCTGATTTTGCCAAAGCTTATCAAAATCGAGTAGCCAATGGTACTAACCTTGGAAATAACAGTAATAGTACCGTTATTCAAAATGCCAGCCGCATTAATAATGCCAAAATAACTCAATCAACTAACCCCGATAGCCCCAATACTAGTGTCATTCAGATGACCAATGCTACTTGGCAAACTGGGGCTGTTTGGGGAAATATGGCTAACGATAACTACTTTGATACGACACATGAACAGACCGCATCCATGTGGATTTATTTTGGTCGAATTAGTGGTGTAACCCCTGCCGATGGTATGGCATTCGTTCTTCATAATGATCCTAACGGTGGCGATTCGATTGCTCTTTCTGCTGATGGTATTCCTGTTAATGGACAATCTCTAGGTGTTTGGGGAGCGGACTGGCAAACTAAAAATGACAAACCAGAACAATTATCAAGAACTGCGATTCAAAAAAGTTGGGCTTTAGAATTTGATACTTTCACCAACTTTGAAACAAGCAATATCACCGGAGAAGGTAATTCCTTCGACAGTAATATTGACCCTAATCTTCAACGTTCTGACCAACATATTGCAGCAAATTATCCAGCAAATTCAACTATATATAAAAATGGAACAGGTAATTACGGCCGACAATATTTCACTATGAACCATCTTCAACCAAATATATTTTCAACTTATAACAGTCCACCAACAAATTTGGTCGACAGTAAATGGCATCATATAACTATTAACTGGACCCCCATAGATGATTTCAACGGGACTCTATCATATGCCTATAATGACAAAAATCCTACAACTGGGGCTCCTTTGACACCTCAAGCTAAAGCATCATACCCTATTGATTTAACCCAATTAGGTATAACAAGTACAAACAAAAAATTATACTGGGGCTTCACTGGATCAACTGGTAAAAATTATCAAAATAACCTAGTGGTCTTTGAATCCATCCCTTCCTTCGTTGATGCTGAAGCAAAGTCCGCTGTTTATGACGACTCGCAAGGTGGTACACAAATTACCAACAGCAATACACTCGTTGATCCTAATGCCGATATTAGATATACTTACTCGCTAAATTACAAGGGCTGGACCAGAACTTGGGACGGAATCAATGCTTTAATGAAGGTCCCTGACAACGTTACATTTACCAGTGGGACTATCACCTACCCAGATTCACCTAATGACAAAAATCCTCGTCCTATCCCGGCTGAAGTTTTTGAAAACGTCAAAGATAATCAATTAGAATATTTACTCCCCGAAGGTTTAGATTCTGATAGTCGTAATGCTCAAATTGAATTAAAAGGTCACACAATTGCAAAAGCTCCAACTCAACTGACAGTTCCTTCCGTTCATTCATCCTTTGAAGGTGATAATTTAATTACCGGCGCCGATACACAAGCTTTCAAAATTAGAGCTCGCAAATTGAGTTTGGAAAGTTCATCGCCTAATCCGATTACTTTAAAACCACATGAAAGTACGACCGTCCCCGGAAAAGTTACCTATGTGGGAAGCGGCACAACACCAAGTTATACCACAATGAATGTTTATCAAACATTGAATGGCTCAACTACTAACTTAGGAAAAATTGTTGATTCAAGTGGAAATTTCAATCTGAATTTCAATGCTGATCAACTAAATAAAGTTAATACATTATCTTTTTACGTAACCGATAGTTATGGCAACACAAGTAATACCATTTCCAGAAACATTAACGTTGGTGGTCTATTAACTTTTGGATATATTCAAGATAAAGTGGCCTTCAAATCGACTAACGGCTCATTTGGCAATCAAATCATCCCTAGATTAGGCGATTGGCAAGTTGATGTAATCGATAGCCGTGAAAAAGGTAGCAACTGGACCGTCCAAGCTAAAGCATCCGATTTAATACTAACTGAGGATCTTCAAACTCCACTTAAAGGGAACTTGATTTATCGCGATGTGCAAGGCAAGGACCACAACATTCTTAACAATGCTACTAGTGTAGCTACACATACTAAAGATATCGAAGAACCGCAAACCAAAAATATCACTGATTCTTGGACCTCGAATAGTGGTATCTTGTTATCAATGGAAAATGGTAATGTAGAAGGCAATTACCAAGGAAAAATTCAATGGATTTTATTAGATACACTTCCTAATATTTAA
- a CDS encoding sulfite exporter TauE/SafE family protein, with protein sequence MNSMLLLLIMGVGAGVLGAILGIGGGMIITPVLTIMMGLDIKYAIGASIISVIATSSGSTIAYLKDDMLNLRVAMFLEIATTVGAIMGALLVGMFSSNFLYVLFGFFLLYSSYNMIRKFFDKKGENVYTETGEIVEKFKLASTYYDKADKKQIDYSMKNVPGGFVMMWAAGLASGLLGIGSGAFKVIAMDTIMKMPLKPSSATSNLMMGVTAAASATVYFFNGSIRPDIAAPLAIGVLVGATIGARLMQVLKPKVIRMIFIPIILYMGIQMALKGFGVNI encoded by the coding sequence ATGAATTCAATGCTACTGCTCCTAATAATGGGTGTTGGAGCTGGAGTTCTTGGTGCAATCTTGGGAATTGGTGGCGGAATGATTATCACTCCGGTGCTAACTATCATGATGGGATTAGATATCAAGTATGCGATCGGTGCTAGTATCATCTCAGTTATTGCGACAAGTTCTGGCTCAACTATTGCTTATTTAAAAGACGATATGTTAAACCTGCGTGTCGCAATGTTCTTGGAAATTGCAACAACCGTTGGTGCGATTATGGGTGCCCTGTTGGTAGGGATGTTCTCAAGTAATTTCTTATATGTCTTATTCGGGTTCTTTTTGCTATATTCTTCATATAACATGATTCGCAAATTCTTCGATAAAAAGGGAGAAAACGTTTATACGGAAACGGGCGAAATCGTTGAAAAGTTTAAACTTGCTAGTACTTATTATGACAAGGCTGATAAAAAGCAAATTGACTATTCAATGAAAAATGTTCCTGGTGGATTTGTAATGATGTGGGCTGCTGGTCTAGCTAGTGGTTTGCTTGGTATCGGTAGTGGTGCTTTTAAAGTTATTGCCATGGATACAATTATGAAAATGCCTTTGAAGCCATCAAGTGCGACAAGTAATTTGATGATGGGTGTTACTGCTGCTGCTAGTGCGACGGTTTACTTCTTCAATGGGTCAATTCGTCCCGATATTGCTGCACCATTGGCAATCGGTGTTTTAGTAGGGGCTACGATCGGTGCTCGTTTGATGCAAGTTTTGAAGCCAAAAGTTATTCGTATGATCTTTATCCCAATTATTCTCTACATGGGAATTCAAATGGCACTTAAAGGATTTGGGGTGAATATCTAA
- a CDS encoding MFS transporter yields MRAQRLWLLILNITFNLVMGFILPVNTIFIHKNLHESLVTAGFTLMVYSAFMMIGNALGGVMFDRFSKRGTLYIGYGISIISLLGMSFHHVWPTYAIMLFILGFGMGLVYTAVNAYTAFIAEQMSGNSRVIFNNMYLAANIGIAIGSTAVGFIFKWSIFFTFFIPMMLFIISAVILLFKANLLDHVNETEDETTHHYVSSDTADPKIEIGANRFMLNMIVICASIFIVWLGYSQWDSNLSAYMLNQGYSTREYGLVFTINAASLLIIQPVMNRVVSRIFKLLKYQIFLGTIIMGLSFLILPGAKSYLAYVISMLVLTIGESMVFPTIPALLSKMSTNKNRGTFQSFYSIFGSLGRAIGPYAGSLIVTALSFSSLFVGITISMIIVAVAMVGVKELA; encoded by the coding sequence ATGCGCGCTCAAAGACTTTGGTTACTAATTTTGAACATCACATTTAACTTGGTGATGGGATTTATTTTGCCGGTGAATACAATTTTTATTCACAAAAATTTACATGAATCACTAGTGACAGCTGGATTTACGCTAATGGTTTACTCCGCCTTTATGATGATCGGTAATGCTTTAGGAGGAGTAATGTTTGATCGTTTTTCAAAGCGAGGAACGTTATATATTGGTTATGGAATCTCCATTATTTCATTACTAGGTATGTCATTTCATCATGTTTGGCCGACATATGCGATCATGTTGTTCATTTTGGGGTTCGGAATGGGACTAGTTTATACGGCAGTTAATGCTTATACAGCTTTCATTGCGGAACAAATGTCAGGAAATAGTCGAGTAATATTTAATAATATGTACTTAGCTGCTAATATCGGAATTGCCATTGGTTCGACGGCTGTTGGTTTTATTTTTAAGTGGAGTATCTTTTTCACTTTCTTCATTCCAATGATGCTATTTATAATTAGTGCCGTAATTTTATTATTTAAAGCTAATTTATTGGATCATGTTAATGAAACAGAAGATGAAACTACTCATCATTATGTAAGTAGTGATACAGCCGATCCTAAAATTGAAATTGGTGCCAATCGTTTCATGCTAAATATGATTGTCATCTGTGCTTCAATCTTTATCGTATGGCTGGGCTATTCACAATGGGATAGTAATTTGTCAGCTTACATGTTGAATCAAGGTTATTCAACTCGAGAATATGGTTTAGTTTTCACTATTAACGCTGCTTCATTGTTAATTATTCAACCAGTTATGAATCGTGTTGTTTCAAGAATTTTCAAGTTATTGAAGTATCAAATTTTCCTAGGAACTATTATTATGGGATTATCATTCTTGATTTTGCCAGGTGCTAAGTCATACTTAGCTTATGTAATTAGTATGTTAGTTTTGACTATCGGTGAATCAATGGTTTTCCCAACGATTCCAGCTTTGTTAAGTAAGATGTCAACTAACAAGAATCGTGGGACTTTCCAAAGTTTTTACAGTATTTTTGGTTCATTAGGACGTGCCATTGGACCATATGCTGGTAGTTTGATTGTTACTGCCTTGTCATTCTCTAGTTTGTTTGTAGGAATTACAATTTCAATGATTATTGTGGCTGTAGCAATGGTAGGTGTTAAAGAATTAGCATAA
- a CDS encoding alpha/beta hydrolase, with translation MIIILLILLLLVVLILNAFFLYVQKRGSKALGSEAPKVKMDEGLVEATEEFVKKAKQEWNIQSRKTGNQLYGWFTDNDDDVTVIMVHGFGVDHNSLNVHAQLFDKLGCNVLQIDNQAAGKSEGKYLGWGYLESLDLLDWIKKLSSERPNDKIILFGASMGAATVMLTSQYELPKNVKLIIEDSGYTSAADILSYHCQKRYHIKGKLLIGGISLMSKLRAGFSYRQTDCRQALLKNKLPMMFMHGKNDFTVPIEMQDELSTCGQFEKRTYKSLGVHIRSYYVDSKNYQQAVENFLEKYL, from the coding sequence ATGATAATTATTTTGTTGATATTGTTATTACTAGTCGTTCTAATTCTGAACGCCTTTTTTTTATACGTTCAAAAAAGAGGCTCAAAGGCATTAGGTTCAGAAGCTCCGAAGGTAAAAATGGATGAGGGACTAGTAGAGGCAACAGAAGAATTCGTAAAAAAAGCTAAGCAAGAGTGGAATATTCAATCACGTAAAACAGGTAATCAATTGTATGGTTGGTTTACTGACAATGACGATGATGTAACAGTTATTATGGTGCATGGCTTTGGCGTCGATCATAATTCGTTAAATGTACACGCTCAGCTCTTTGATAAATTAGGTTGCAATGTCTTGCAGATTGACAATCAGGCCGCGGGTAAAAGTGAAGGTAAGTACCTAGGTTGGGGCTACTTAGAAAGTCTCGATTTATTGGATTGGATAAAAAAGCTGTCATCTGAACGACCAAATGATAAAATTATTTTATTTGGTGCTTCAATGGGAGCAGCTACGGTCATGCTAACTTCACAGTATGAACTGCCGAAAAATGTTAAACTGATAATTGAAGATTCTGGCTATACTAGTGCAGCCGATATTTTAAGTTATCATTGTCAAAAACGTTATCATATTAAAGGTAAGTTATTGATTGGTGGTATCTCGTTGATGTCCAAACTACGCGCTGGTTTTTCTTATCGACAGACAGATTGTCGGCAGGCTTTATTGAAGAATAAGTTGCCGATGATGTTTATGCATGGTAAGAATGATTTTACTGTGCCAATCGAAATGCAAGACGAGTTATCCACATGTGGACAATTCGAAAAAAGAACCTATAAAAGCCTTGGTGTTCACATTCGGAGCTACTACGTTGATTCGAAAAACTACCAACAGGCTGTGGAAAACTTTTTAGAAAAATACCTTTAG